Proteins encoded by one window of Enterobacter hormaechei subsp. xiangfangensis:
- the qseG gene encoding two-component system QseEF-associated lipoprotein QseG → MNNNLVSMSHVFYRALRAVFSSKNVRLSLPCLLLAGCVTHAPKSAISHKQEDKWPQQQLADFLSTRCDDIWSLSGRDVESNPLFWLRGIDCAQRLAPAEARAQAAMLMDDTWQDAFKRGIVMADARITPVERRANVTRLDTYVINIPPQVRPVYQLWRDGQTLQLQLSEERFRYSKLQQSSDSELDALRQQQESLREQLETTTRKLENLTDIERQLSTRKPAGSYLPDGSKGNSATTPDSETPKQEDVKP, encoded by the coding sequence ATGAATAACAACCTGGTGAGTATGTCACACGTCTTTTACCGCGCACTGCGCGCGGTGTTTTCCAGCAAAAATGTGCGCCTCAGCCTGCCCTGCTTACTGCTGGCCGGCTGTGTAACCCATGCACCAAAAAGTGCGATTAGCCACAAACAGGAAGATAAATGGCCGCAACAACAGCTGGCCGATTTCCTTTCAACACGTTGCGATGATATCTGGAGCCTGTCGGGGCGTGATGTTGAATCCAATCCGCTGTTCTGGCTGCGCGGAATAGACTGCGCCCAGCGACTGGCGCCCGCCGAGGCCCGTGCCCAGGCGGCGATGCTGATGGACGATACCTGGCAGGACGCGTTTAAACGCGGGATCGTGATGGCGGATGCCAGAATCACGCCTGTCGAACGCCGCGCCAACGTGACGCGGCTGGATACTTACGTGATCAATATTCCCCCCCAGGTGCGCCCGGTTTATCAGCTCTGGCGGGACGGACAAACCCTGCAATTACAGCTGTCCGAAGAGCGTTTCCGCTACAGCAAATTGCAGCAGTCGAGCGACAGCGAGCTTGATGCGCTTCGCCAGCAGCAGGAGTCGCTGCGCGAGCAGCTGGAAACCACCACCCGCAAGCTCGAAAATCTGACCGATATCGAAAGACAGCTCTCGACGCGTAAGCCGGCAGGCAGCTATCTGCCCGATGGGTCGAAAGGCAACTCTGCCACGACGCCAGACAGTGAGACGCCGAAACAAGAGGATGTGAAGCCATGA
- the qseE gene encoding two component system sensor histidine kinase QseE/GlrK: protein MKRWPAFPRSLRQLVMMAFLLILLPLLVLAWQAWQSLNALSAQAALTNRTTLIDARRSEAMTNAALEMERSYRQYCVLDDRTLESVYQNQRKRYSEMLDAHAGVLPDDKLYQALRQDLNDLAQLQCKNSGPDAAAAARLEAFANANTEMVQSTRTVIFSRGQQLQQEIAERGQFFGWQALVLFLVSLGLVLLFTRMIIGPVKGIQRMINRLGEGKSLGDTVVFKGPRELRSVGQRIIWLSERLAWLESQRHQFLRHISHELKTPLASMREGTELLADEVAGPLTPEQKEIVAILDASSRNLQKLIEQLLDYNRKLADGAVVLESVEIEPLVDMVISAHSLPARAKMMHTQVDLNAPSCLAEPMLLMSVLDNLYSNAVHYGTESGTIYIRSNNNGSRVFIDVANTGSPIPDDEKTMIFEPFFQGSHQRKGAVKGSGLGLSIARDCIRRMQGELNIVSDERADVCFRIELPLEPEKSMK from the coding sequence TTGAAACGCTGGCCCGCTTTCCCTCGCTCCCTGCGACAGCTCGTTATGATGGCCTTCCTGCTGATCCTGCTACCTTTGCTGGTTCTGGCGTGGCAGGCATGGCAAAGCCTGAATGCGTTAAGTGCCCAGGCGGCCCTGACTAACCGCACCACGCTTATTGATGCCCGCCGTAGCGAGGCAATGACCAACGCCGCGCTGGAGATGGAGCGTAGCTATCGCCAGTACTGCGTGCTGGACGACCGTACGCTGGAGAGCGTCTATCAGAACCAGCGTAAACGCTACAGCGAAATGCTGGATGCCCATGCCGGGGTCTTGCCGGATGACAAACTCTATCAGGCGCTGCGTCAGGATCTGAACGATCTGGCGCAGCTCCAGTGCAAAAACAGCGGTCCTGATGCCGCCGCCGCCGCCCGACTTGAAGCCTTCGCGAACGCCAATACGGAGATGGTGCAGTCCACCCGTACGGTTATCTTTTCCCGTGGTCAACAACTCCAGCAGGAGATTGCCGAGCGCGGCCAGTTCTTCGGCTGGCAGGCGCTGGTGCTGTTCCTCGTCAGCCTTGGGCTGGTACTGCTCTTTACCCGCATGATCATCGGCCCGGTAAAGGGGATCCAGCGGATGATTAACCGCCTGGGGGAGGGCAAATCTCTCGGGGATACGGTTGTTTTTAAAGGCCCGCGCGAGCTGCGCTCGGTCGGTCAGCGCATCATCTGGCTTTCTGAACGCCTGGCGTGGCTGGAATCGCAGCGTCATCAGTTCCTGCGCCATATCTCACACGAACTCAAAACACCGCTGGCCAGTATGCGTGAAGGCACGGAGCTGCTGGCAGACGAAGTAGCGGGACCGTTAACCCCTGAGCAAAAAGAGATCGTGGCGATTCTGGATGCCAGTAGCCGCAATTTACAAAAACTTATTGAACAACTGCTGGACTATAACCGCAAGCTGGCGGATGGTGCTGTGGTGCTTGAAAGCGTTGAGATTGAACCGCTGGTGGACATGGTGATCTCCGCCCATAGCCTGCCAGCAAGAGCTAAAATGATGCATACCCAGGTGGATCTCAATGCGCCATCCTGCCTGGCAGAGCCGATGCTCCTAATGAGCGTACTGGATAATCTTTATTCCAATGCGGTGCACTATGGTACTGAATCCGGTACCATTTATATCAGAAGCAATAACAACGGTTCGCGGGTATTTATTGACGTAGCGAATACGGGAAGCCCGATTCCGGATGATGAAAAAACGATGATCTTTGAGCCCTTCTTCCAGGGGAGTCATCAGCGAAAAGGTGCGGTAAAAGGAAGTGGTCTGGGGCTGAGTATTGCCCGCGACTGCATACGACGCATGCAGGGTGAGCTTAACATCGTGAGTGATGAACGCGCCGATGTCTGTTTTCGTATCGAACTGCCTCTTGAGCCGGAAAAATCAATGAAATGA
- the purL gene encoding phosphoribosylformylglycinamidine synthase, which translates to MMEILRGSPALSAFRITKLLARFQAADLPVSNIYAEYVHFADLNAPLNAEERVQLERLLKYGPSLSSHTPTGKLILATPRPGTISPWSSKATDIAHNCGLNQINRLERGVAYYVEASTLSDAQWQAVAAELHDRMMESVFDSLDDAQKLFSHHQPAPVQSVDLLGQGRQALIDANLRLGLALAEDEIDYLQDAFVKLNRNPNDIELYMFAQANSEHCRHKIFNADWIIDGEQQPKSLFKMIKNTMEQTPDHVLSAYKDNAAVMEGSEVGRFFADREAGRYDFHQEPAHILMKVETHNHPTAISPWPGAATGSGGEIRDEGATGRGAKPKAGLVGFSVSNLRIPGFEQPWEEDFGKPERIVTALDIMTEGPLGGAAFNNEFGRPALNGYFRTYEEKVDSHNGEELRGYHKPIMLAGGIGNIRADHVQKGEIVVGAKLIVLGGPAMNIGLGGGAASSMASGQSDADLDFASVQRDNPEMERRCQEVIDRCWQLGDANPILFIHDVGAGGLSNAMPELVSDGGRGGRFNLRDILSDEPGMSPLEIWCNESQERYVLAVAADQLPLFDELCRRERAPYAVIGEATEEQHLTLSDTHFDNQPIDLPLDVLLGKTPKMTRDVTTRKAAGKALDRQGITVAQAVNRVLHLPAVAEKTFLVTIGDRTVTGMVSRDQMVGPWQIPVANCAVTTASLDSYYGEAMALGERTPVALLDFAASARLAVGEALTNIAATQIGDIKRIKLSANWMAAAGHPGEDAGLYEAVKAVGEELCPALGLTIPVGKDSMSMKTRWQEGNEQREMTSPLSLVITAFARVEDVRHTVTPQLSTEDNALLLIDLGKGHNALGATALAQVYRQLGDKSADVRDVAQLKGFYDAIQALVAQRKLLAYHDRSDGGLLVTLAEMAFTGHCGVEANIATLGEDRLAALFNEELGAVIQVRAADREAVEAILAKHGLADCVHYLGKAVQGDRFVIEADGHAVFSESRTTLRMWWAETTWQMQRLRDNPECADQEHNAKANDNDPGLNVKLSFDINEDIAAPYIATGARPKVAVLREQGVNSHVEMAAAFHRAGFDAIDVHMSDLLAGRTGLDDFQALVACGGFSYGDVLGAGEGWAKSILFNSRVRDEFETFFHRPQTLALGVCNGCQMMSNLRELIPGSEAWPRFVRNQSDRFEARFSLVEVTQSPSLLLQGMVGSQMPIAVSHGEGQVEVRDAAHLAQLESKGLVALRFVDNFGKVTETYPANPNGSANGITAVTSESGRVTIMMPHPERVFRTVSNSWHPENWGEDSPWMRIFRNARKQLG; encoded by the coding sequence ATGATGGAAATTCTGCGTGGTTCGCCTGCACTGTCTGCCTTCCGTATTACCAAACTGCTGGCACGTTTTCAGGCGGCCGACCTTCCGGTAAGCAATATTTACGCTGAGTATGTCCATTTTGCTGACCTGAATGCCCCCCTGAATGCAGAGGAGCGCGTACAGCTGGAACGTCTGCTTAAATATGGCCCAAGCCTGAGCAGCCATACGCCGACCGGCAAATTAATCCTCGCCACGCCACGCCCTGGCACCATCTCCCCCTGGTCTTCCAAAGCAACAGACATCGCTCACAACTGCGGCCTGAACCAGATTAACCGTCTGGAGCGCGGTGTGGCGTACTACGTGGAAGCCTCTACCCTGAGCGACGCGCAGTGGCAGGCGGTTGCGGCTGAACTGCACGACCGCATGATGGAGAGCGTGTTTGACTCTCTGGATGATGCGCAGAAACTGTTCTCCCACCATCAGCCTGCGCCGGTACAGAGCGTGGATCTGCTGGGGCAGGGCCGTCAGGCGCTGATTGACGCAAACCTGCGTCTTGGTCTGGCACTCGCAGAGGATGAAATCGACTACCTTCAGGATGCATTCGTTAAGCTGAATCGCAACCCGAACGACATCGAACTGTATATGTTCGCGCAGGCCAACTCCGAGCACTGCCGCCACAAGATTTTCAACGCCGACTGGATTATCGACGGCGAACAGCAGCCGAAGTCGCTGTTCAAAATGATCAAAAACACCATGGAGCAAACCCCTGACCACGTGCTGTCTGCCTATAAAGACAACGCCGCGGTGATGGAAGGTTCCGAGGTGGGCCGCTTCTTCGCCGATCGCGAAGCAGGGCGCTATGACTTCCATCAGGAGCCCGCGCATATCCTGATGAAAGTGGAAACCCACAACCACCCGACGGCGATCTCCCCATGGCCGGGTGCGGCGACCGGCTCCGGCGGTGAAATCCGTGACGAAGGGGCGACCGGTCGCGGCGCGAAACCAAAAGCGGGTCTGGTCGGTTTCTCCGTCTCCAACCTGCGTATCCCGGGCTTTGAACAGCCGTGGGAAGAAGATTTCGGCAAGCCAGAGCGCATCGTGACCGCGCTGGATATCATGACCGAAGGCCCGCTGGGCGGCGCGGCGTTTAACAACGAATTTGGTCGTCCGGCGCTGAACGGTTACTTCCGTACCTATGAAGAGAAAGTGGACAGCCACAACGGCGAAGAGCTGCGCGGCTACCACAAACCGATCATGCTGGCGGGCGGGATCGGCAACATCCGTGCCGATCACGTGCAAAAAGGCGAGATCGTCGTCGGCGCGAAGCTGATCGTGCTCGGCGGCCCGGCGATGAATATCGGTCTGGGCGGCGGTGCGGCCTCTTCGATGGCCTCCGGTCAGTCTGATGCGGATCTTGACTTCGCGTCCGTGCAGCGTGACAACCCGGAGATGGAGCGTCGCTGTCAGGAAGTGATCGACCGCTGCTGGCAGCTGGGCGATGCTAACCCGATTCTCTTTATCCACGACGTAGGAGCGGGCGGTCTGTCCAACGCCATGCCGGAGCTGGTGAGCGACGGCGGCCGCGGTGGTCGTTTCAACCTGCGTGACATCCTGAGCGATGAGCCTGGCATGAGCCCGCTGGAAATCTGGTGTAACGAATCCCAGGAGCGCTACGTGTTGGCCGTTGCGGCGGATCAGCTGCCGCTGTTTGACGAGCTGTGCCGCCGCGAGCGCGCGCCGTATGCCGTCATCGGTGAAGCGACCGAAGAGCAGCACCTGACTCTGAGTGACACCCATTTCGACAACCAGCCGATCGATCTGCCGCTGGACGTGCTGCTCGGCAAAACGCCGAAGATGACCCGCGACGTAACCACCCGTAAAGCGGCGGGCAAAGCGCTGGATCGCCAGGGCATCACCGTGGCACAAGCGGTCAACCGCGTGCTGCACCTGCCTGCTGTGGCAGAGAAAACCTTCCTGGTGACCATCGGCGACCGTACCGTTACCGGTATGGTATCCCGCGATCAGATGGTTGGCCCGTGGCAGATCCCGGTCGCTAACTGCGCCGTGACCACCGCGAGCCTCGACAGCTACTACGGCGAAGCGATGGCGCTGGGCGAACGCACCCCAGTGGCGCTGCTGGACTTCGCCGCCTCTGCACGACTGGCGGTTGGTGAAGCGCTGACCAACATCGCGGCGACGCAGATTGGCGACATCAAACGTATCAAACTTTCCGCGAACTGGATGGCGGCAGCCGGTCACCCTGGTGAAGACGCCGGCCTGTATGAAGCCGTGAAAGCGGTGGGTGAGGAACTGTGCCCAGCCCTCGGCCTGACCATTCCGGTGGGTAAAGACTCCATGTCGATGAAAACCCGCTGGCAGGAGGGTAACGAGCAGCGCGAGATGACCTCTCCGCTGTCGCTGGTGATCACCGCGTTTGCGCGCGTGGAAGACGTACGTCATACCGTTACGCCGCAGCTTTCCACTGAAGATAACGCCCTGCTGTTGATTGACCTCGGCAAAGGCCATAACGCCCTGGGCGCCACCGCGCTGGCGCAGGTTTACCGTCAACTTGGCGACAAGTCAGCCGACGTGCGCGACGTCGCCCAGCTAAAAGGCTTCTACGACGCAATTCAGGCGCTAGTGGCACAGCGCAAGCTGCTGGCCTACCACGACCGTTCCGACGGCGGCCTGCTGGTGACCCTGGCAGAGATGGCCTTCACCGGCCACTGCGGCGTGGAAGCGAACATTGCAACGCTTGGCGAAGACCGCCTGGCGGCGCTGTTTAACGAAGAGCTGGGTGCGGTGATTCAGGTTCGCGCCGCAGACCGCGAGGCGGTGGAAGCGATTCTGGCGAAGCACGGTCTGGCAGACTGCGTCCACTATCTGGGGAAAGCCGTTCAGGGCGACCGCTTCGTCATTGAGGCCGACGGTCACGCTGTGTTCAGCGAAAGCCGCACCACGCTGCGCATGTGGTGGGCAGAAACCACCTGGCAGATGCAGCGGCTGCGTGACAACCCGGAATGCGCCGATCAGGAACACAACGCGAAGGCGAACGACAACGATCCAGGCCTCAACGTGAAGCTCTCCTTCGACATCAATGAAGACATCGCTGCGCCGTACATTGCGACCGGTGCGCGTCCGAAAGTGGCGGTGCTGCGCGAGCAGGGCGTTAACTCCCACGTTGAGATGGCTGCGGCCTTCCACCGCGCGGGCTTTGATGCCATCGACGTCCACATGAGCGACCTGCTGGCCGGGCGTACCGGGCTGGATGATTTCCAGGCGCTGGTTGCCTGCGGGGGGTTCTCCTACGGTGACGTGCTGGGCGCGGGCGAAGGCTGGGCGAAGTCTATTCTGTTCAACAGCCGCGTGCGTGACGAGTTCGAAACCTTCTTCCACCGTCCGCAGACGCTGGCGCTGGGCGTGTGTAACGGCTGTCAGATGATGTCTAACCTGCGCGAGCTGATCCCGGGCAGCGAAGCCTGGCCGCGCTTTGTGCGTAACCAGTCTGACCGCTTCGAAGCGCGCTTCAGCCTGGTAGAAGTGACCCAAAGCCCGTCTCTGCTGTTGCAGGGAATGGTCGGTTCACAGATGCCAATCGCGGTTTCGCACGGTGAAGGTCAGGTTGAAGTGCGTGATGCAGCGCACCTGGCTCAGCTTGAAAGCAAAGGACTGGTGGCGCTGCGCTTTGTTGATAACTTCGGCAAGGTCACCGAAACCTATCCGGCTAACCCGAACGGTTCGGCAAATGGCATTACCGCGGTCACCAGCGAAAGCGGTCGGGTGACGATCATGATGCCGCACCCGGAGCGTGTCTTCCGCACCGTGAGCAACTCCTGGCACCCGGAAAACTGGGGCGAGGACAGCCCGTGGATGCGCATTTTCCGCAACGCGCGTAAACAACTGGGTTAA
- the mltF gene encoding membrane-bound lytic murein transglycosylase MltF, giving the protein MKKLKINYLLIGIVTLLLAVALWPSIPWFGKAENRIAAIQERGELRVSTLSSPLIYDDINGKTIGLDYELAQLFADYLGVKLKVTVRQNINQLFDDLDHDRADILAAGLVYNSERSKNYQPGPTYYSVSQQVVYRVGSLRPRSLADITDQQLTIAPGHVVIDDLRALKEKKYPNLSWTVDPKLGTTELLEQVKDKKLAYTIADSVAISLFQRVHPEIAVALDVTDEQPVTWFTQLDDDQTVSAAMLDFFNSINEDGTLARLEEKYLGHGDDFDYVDTRTFLRAVDSVLPDLQPLFEKYAQEIDWKLLAAISYQESHWDAQATSPTGVRGLMMLTKNTAQSLGISDRTDAEQSISGGAQYLQDMMAKVPETVPEGERIWFALAAYNMGYAHMLDARALTAKTKGNPDSWSDVKQRLPLLSQKQWYQKLTYGYARGHEAYAYVENIRKYQISLVGYLLEKEKEAAEAQQLAESYPVVAPEELNHPAVSILPFVAFSAADAFEKSHLTDPNILVQVPRR; this is encoded by the coding sequence TTGAAAAAATTAAAGATTAATTATCTGCTCATCGGCATTGTTACGTTGCTGCTGGCAGTGGCCCTCTGGCCGTCTATCCCCTGGTTCGGCAAGGCCGAAAACCGTATCGCCGCCATTCAGGAGCGGGGGGAGTTGCGCGTCAGTACCCTCTCCTCCCCGCTTATTTACGACGATATCAACGGTAAAACCATCGGTCTTGATTACGAACTGGCACAGCTGTTTGCGGACTATCTGGGCGTGAAGCTGAAAGTTACCGTGCGGCAGAACATCAACCAGCTGTTTGATGATTTGGACCATGACCGTGCCGATATTCTCGCCGCAGGTCTGGTGTACAACAGCGAACGCAGCAAAAACTATCAGCCGGGCCCGACCTACTACTCCGTGTCGCAGCAGGTGGTTTATCGTGTGGGTAGCCTGCGCCCGCGCTCACTGGCCGACATCACCGACCAGCAATTGACCATTGCGCCAGGCCATGTGGTGATTGACGATCTGCGGGCGTTGAAAGAGAAAAAATACCCTAACCTCAGCTGGACGGTCGATCCTAAACTCGGCACGACCGAATTGCTGGAGCAGGTAAAAGATAAAAAGCTGGCCTATACCATTGCTGATTCGGTGGCGATCAGTCTTTTCCAGCGCGTTCATCCTGAAATCGCCGTGGCGCTGGATGTGACCGACGAACAGCCGGTGACCTGGTTTACCCAGCTGGACGACGATCAAACCGTCTCTGCGGCCATGCTCGATTTCTTTAATTCCATCAATGAAGACGGCACCCTGGCGCGTCTGGAAGAGAAATATCTCGGTCACGGGGACGATTTTGATTACGTTGACACCCGCACCTTCCTGCGCGCGGTGGACAGCGTGCTGCCGGACCTGCAACCGCTGTTTGAGAAGTACGCCCAGGAGATTGACTGGAAGCTGCTGGCGGCAATTTCCTACCAGGAATCGCACTGGGATGCTCAGGCCACCTCCCCCACGGGCGTGCGCGGGTTGATGATGCTCACCAAAAATACCGCCCAGAGCCTCGGCATCAGCGACCGGACCGATGCGGAACAGAGCATCAGCGGCGGCGCGCAGTATTTACAGGATATGATGGCGAAAGTGCCGGAGACGGTCCCGGAAGGGGAGCGGATCTGGTTTGCGCTAGCCGCCTATAACATGGGGTATGCGCATATGCTCGACGCGCGGGCGCTGACGGCGAAAACCAAAGGTAACCCGGACAGTTGGTCAGATGTAAAACAGCGCCTGCCGCTGCTTAGCCAGAAACAGTGGTACCAGAAGCTGACGTATGGCTATGCGCGCGGCCATGAAGCGTATGCCTACGTGGAAAATATTCGTAAGTATCAGATAAGCCTGGTGGGATATCTGCTGGAGAAAGAAAAAGAGGCGGCCGAGGCGCAACAGCTGGCTGAAAGCTATCCGGTGGTCGCACCGGAAGAGCTTAATCACCCTGCGGTTTCAATTCTGCCTTTTGTTGCTTTTTCTGCTGCCGACGCATTCGAAAAAAGTCACTTAACAGACCCGAACATTCTGGTGCAAGTACCCCGCCGATAG
- the tadA gene encoding tRNA adenosine(34) deaminase TadA, producing MPPAFRLEYQPLSNPEHNHEYWMRHALALAQRAWEEGEVPVGAVLVHNNQVIGEGWNRPIGRHDPTAHAEIMALRQGGLVLQNYRLLDTTLYVTLEPCVMCSGAMVHSRIGTLVFGARDEKTGAAGSLMDVLGHPGMNHQVKTIGGVLAPECSGLLSDFFRMRRQQKKQQKAELKPQGD from the coding sequence ATGCCGCCCGCTTTTCGACTGGAGTATCAGCCCTTGTCCAACCCTGAACACAATCATGAATACTGGATGCGCCATGCGCTGGCGCTGGCTCAGCGCGCCTGGGAAGAGGGCGAAGTGCCCGTGGGCGCGGTACTGGTCCATAACAATCAGGTGATTGGGGAAGGGTGGAACCGTCCGATTGGCCGTCACGATCCTACCGCGCATGCTGAAATTATGGCGCTGCGTCAGGGCGGACTGGTGCTGCAAAACTATCGTCTGCTTGATACCACCCTGTATGTCACCCTTGAGCCGTGCGTAATGTGCTCCGGGGCGATGGTGCACAGCCGAATCGGTACGCTGGTGTTTGGCGCGCGGGATGAAAAGACGGGCGCTGCTGGTTCACTGATGGACGTACTTGGGCATCCGGGGATGAACCACCAGGTGAAAACTATCGGCGGGGTACTTGCACCAGAATGTTCGGGTCTGTTAAGTGACTTTTTTCGAATGCGTCGGCAGCAGAAAAAGCAACAAAAGGCAGAATTGAAACCGCAGGGTGATTAA
- the yfhb gene encoding phosphatidylglycerophosphatase C: MASHERRVVFFDLDGTLHQQDMFGTFMRYLLRRQPLNALLVLPLLPVIGIALLVKGRAARWPMSLLLWGCTFGHSEARLKQLEQDFAHWFREHVAAFPVVQARLTSYLDANDADIWLITGSPQTLVEQVYFDTPWLPRVNLIATQIARGYGGWVLTLRCLGHEKVVQLEKRIGTPLRLYSGYSDSKQDNPLLYFCQHRWRVTPLGELQQLE; encoded by the coding sequence TTGGCCAGTCACGAGCGTCGCGTTGTCTTTTTTGATCTGGATGGAACGCTGCATCAGCAGGATATGTTCGGCACCTTTATGCGCTACCTGCTACGGCGCCAGCCCCTTAACGCGTTGCTCGTATTACCCCTGTTACCCGTTATTGGCATCGCGCTGCTGGTGAAAGGCCGTGCAGCGCGCTGGCCGATGAGCCTGCTGCTCTGGGGATGCACGTTTGGTCATAGCGAAGCGCGCCTCAAGCAGCTCGAACAGGATTTTGCGCACTGGTTTCGCGAGCACGTCGCCGCGTTTCCCGTGGTACAGGCGCGCCTGACCAGCTATCTCGACGCCAATGATGCCGATATCTGGCTGATTACTGGCTCCCCGCAGACGCTGGTGGAGCAAGTCTATTTTGATACGCCCTGGCTGCCGCGCGTAAATCTTATCGCCACGCAGATCGCGCGCGGCTACGGCGGCTGGGTGCTCACCCTGCGCTGCCTCGGACATGAAAAAGTGGTGCAGCTGGAGAAACGCATCGGTACGCCGCTGCGTCTGTACAGCGGCTACAGCGACAGCAAGCAGGACAACCCGCTGCTCTATTTTTGCCAGCACCGCTGGCGCGTCACGCCTCTGGGCGAACTTCAGCAACTCGAATAG
- a CDS encoding PTS transporter subunit EIIC, producing MDKTAALASDILLGIGGEKNIQRLENCMTRVRVEVYNDEKLDLTRLKQLPGVSGYVKQGQQHQLIVGPGKAAQVVDAMRALMTGGETAPAFDDAERTKAQAKAKYKAPMSDALRQLANVFIPLIPAFIASGLITGIINILKRPDIVGNFATQYPNLLGILAIFGSAVFAIMNILVGVNTAKVFGGSLAMGGVMAGILSSPQLAQITLFGEALQPGRGGVIAVLLVVILMCWIEKKLRALLPGSIELILNPLLTTLITGSVAIVALQPLGGAISEAIAHGASLAIDRGGLLVGAVLSGTFLPLVLTGLHQGLVPIHVELVQAHGYNALLPILSMAGVGQVGAAIAVLMKTRNARLKKVIKGALPVGLLGIGEPLIFGVTLPLGKPFLAACLGGAVGGALISYWKVATVITFGISGLPLALTIVTGKVMLYLLGYLVAVIAGFLFTWLLGFNDPEE from the coding sequence ATGGACAAAACAGCAGCGCTCGCCAGCGACATCCTGCTTGGGATCGGTGGGGAAAAAAATATTCAGCGTCTGGAAAACTGCATGACGCGTGTACGCGTCGAGGTGTACAACGACGAAAAGCTTGATTTAACGCGCCTGAAGCAGCTCCCTGGCGTGAGCGGGTACGTTAAACAGGGGCAACAGCACCAGCTGATTGTCGGTCCGGGCAAAGCGGCGCAGGTGGTTGATGCCATGCGCGCCCTGATGACGGGCGGTGAAACGGCTCCCGCCTTTGACGACGCGGAACGCACCAAAGCGCAGGCGAAAGCCAAATACAAAGCCCCCATGAGCGATGCGCTGCGCCAGCTGGCAAACGTCTTTATTCCTCTTATCCCGGCGTTTATCGCGTCGGGGCTGATCACCGGGATTATCAATATCCTCAAGCGTCCGGATATTGTCGGGAATTTCGCCACCCAGTATCCGAACCTGCTGGGTATTCTGGCGATTTTCGGCAGCGCGGTGTTTGCCATCATGAATATTCTGGTGGGGGTGAACACGGCCAAAGTGTTCGGCGGCTCGCTGGCGATGGGCGGCGTAATGGCGGGTATCCTCTCCAGCCCGCAGCTGGCGCAGATTACGCTGTTTGGCGAGGCGCTTCAGCCTGGCCGCGGTGGGGTGATTGCCGTGCTGCTGGTGGTCATTCTGATGTGCTGGATTGAGAAAAAGCTACGCGCGTTGCTGCCAGGCTCGATTGAACTGATCCTCAACCCGCTGCTGACCACATTGATTACCGGGAGCGTGGCGATTGTGGCGCTGCAACCGTTAGGCGGCGCGATCTCTGAAGCCATCGCCCACGGCGCGTCTCTGGCGATCGATCGCGGCGGGCTGCTGGTGGGGGCCGTGCTGTCCGGGACCTTCCTGCCGTTAGTGCTGACCGGTCTGCATCAGGGGCTGGTGCCGATTCACGTCGAACTGGTACAGGCGCACGGCTATAACGCCCTGCTGCCGATCCTGTCGATGGCGGGCGTTGGGCAGGTCGGCGCGGCCATCGCGGTGCTGATGAAAACCCGCAACGCGCGTTTAAAAAAGGTCATTAAAGGGGCGCTGCCGGTCGGGTTGCTCGGTATCGGCGAGCCGCTGATTTTCGGCGTGACCTTGCCGCTGGGTAAGCCGTTCCTGGCCGCTTGTCTCGGTGGGGCGGTGGGCGGGGCGTTAATCAGCTACTGGAAAGTGGCGACCGTCATTACCTTCGGGATCTCCGGGTTACCGCTGGCATTAACCATCGTGACCGGAAAAGTGATGCTCTATCTGTTAGGCTATCTGGTAGCGGTGATCGCCGGGTTCCTGTTTACCTGGCTGTTAGGATTCAACGACCCAGAGGAGTAA